A single region of the Microcella sp. genome encodes:
- the trxA gene encoding thioredoxin, which translates to MATVTLTQADFEQTVTAPGITLVDFWAEWCGPCRQFAPIFESASEQHADVTFGKVDTEAEQALASAASIRSIPTLMAFRDGILVFAQPGALPAPALEQVITAVKGLDMDEVRAQVAAAAQAPPASA; encoded by the coding sequence ATGGCTACCGTGACCCTGACTCAGGCGGACTTCGAACAGACCGTCACTGCCCCCGGCATCACCCTCGTCGACTTCTGGGCCGAGTGGTGCGGCCCGTGCCGCCAGTTCGCCCCCATCTTCGAGAGCGCGAGCGAGCAGCATGCCGACGTCACCTTCGGCAAGGTCGACACCGAGGCCGAGCAGGCGCTCGCGTCAGCGGCGAGCATCCGCTCGATTCCGACGCTCATGGCGTTTCGCGACGGCATTCTCGTCTTCGCTCAGCCCGGCGCGCTTCCCGCGCCCGCACTAGAGCAGGTCATCACCGCGGTGAAAGGCCTCGACATGGATGAGGTGCGGGCGCAGGTCGCAGCCGCCGCCCAGGCTCCGCCCGCGAGCGCCTAA
- a CDS encoding 1-acyl-sn-glycerol-3-phosphate acyltransferase, with protein sequence MLTFVARAFVAPIAKAIYKPTIIGRDNLPAEGGVVVASNHLSFIDSIIISMLARRRVSFLAKDEYFTGKGVKGAISRNFFTSVGAIPVKRGAGQAAQEALDAGLAKIESGEAFSIYPEGTRSRDGRLYRGKTGVAWLALTAGVPVVPVALSGTQHLQPVGSRRIRRVPITIEFGEPLDLSTFGEASSGRARRHATDAVMVQIQRMSGQEYVDQYNEPPPANVGERVRRFFRTRAEL encoded by the coding sequence ATGCTGACGTTCGTGGCTCGCGCCTTCGTTGCGCCGATCGCGAAGGCCATCTACAAGCCCACGATCATCGGGCGCGACAACCTTCCCGCCGAGGGTGGAGTGGTCGTCGCGAGCAACCACCTGTCGTTCATTGACTCGATCATCATCAGCATGCTCGCGCGCCGACGCGTGAGCTTTCTGGCGAAAGACGAATACTTCACCGGCAAGGGTGTGAAGGGTGCGATCTCGCGCAACTTCTTCACCTCGGTCGGAGCGATTCCGGTGAAGCGTGGTGCCGGTCAGGCGGCGCAAGAAGCGCTCGATGCTGGCCTCGCGAAGATCGAGTCGGGCGAAGCGTTCTCGATCTACCCCGAGGGCACCCGATCGCGCGACGGTCGTCTCTACCGTGGCAAGACCGGAGTCGCGTGGCTTGCCCTCACGGCGGGGGTTCCCGTCGTGCCCGTGGCGCTCAGCGGCACGCAGCACCTGCAGCCCGTCGGCTCGCGGCGCATACGCCGGGTGCCGATCACGATCGAGTTCGGCGAACCGCTCGACCTCTCGACGTTCGGCGAAGCGTCATCGGGCCGTGCGAGGCGTCACGCGACCGACGCCGTCATGGTGCAGATTCAGCGCATGAGCGGTCAAGAGTATGTCGACCAGTACAACGAGCCGCCCCCCGCGAACGTGGGCGAGCGAGTGCGACGCTTCTTTCGCACCCGTGCTGAACTGTAA
- the recQ gene encoding DNA helicase RecQ — protein sequence MTTTTATAQQVLESVFGYPAFRGEQQAIIDHVVAGGDALVLMPTGGGKSLCYQIPSLVREGVGVVVSPLIALMKDQVDALAAVGVRAAFLNSTQSPDERRAVEAALLAGEVDLLYLAPERVTVPSTAELFDRITVALFAIDEAHCVSQWGHDFRPDYLALSMLHERWPSIPRIALTATATEATAREIVARLDLGQARKFVASFDRPNIQYRIEPKNQPVQQLLQLIRSEHPGDAGIVYCLSRASVEKTALALAEHGIPALPYHAGLDAATRANHQARFLREEGIVMVATIAFGMGIDKPDVRFVAHLDLPKSVEGYYQETGRAGRDGLPSTAWLAYGLQDVVQLRQIIERSEGDLAHKRRMSQLLDAMLALCETVECRRVQLLDYFGQTTTACGNCDTCLSPPESIDGTVAAQKLLSTVVRLDRERNQRYGAGQLIDILLGKRTPRIEQLGHHELSTFGIGTEFSEQEWRGVVRQLLAQGLLAVQGEYGTLGITEGSAAVLRGERPVRLRREAPRASRGSKRSAPSDLPVQAAGLFERLRAWRASTAKALSAPAYIVFGDATLRGIALTEPATLDELGQVSGVGAAKLERFGEAVLAIVRGDEPPALDIPAAE from the coding sequence GTGACCACGACCACCGCGACCGCCCAGCAGGTGCTCGAGTCGGTGTTCGGCTACCCGGCATTCCGCGGCGAGCAGCAGGCCATCATCGACCACGTCGTCGCCGGTGGTGACGCCCTCGTGCTCATGCCGACGGGCGGCGGCAAGAGCCTCTGCTACCAGATTCCTTCGCTGGTGCGCGAGGGCGTCGGCGTCGTCGTCTCGCCACTCATCGCCCTGATGAAAGACCAGGTGGATGCTCTCGCCGCCGTCGGCGTGCGCGCAGCCTTTCTCAACTCGACCCAGTCGCCCGATGAGCGGCGGGCCGTCGAAGCCGCCCTGCTCGCCGGAGAGGTAGATCTGCTCTACCTGGCGCCCGAGCGAGTCACCGTGCCGAGCACTGCAGAGTTGTTCGACCGCATCACCGTGGCACTGTTCGCGATCGACGAGGCTCACTGCGTGTCACAGTGGGGGCACGACTTCAGACCCGACTATCTGGCGCTGTCGATGTTGCACGAACGCTGGCCGAGCATCCCGCGCATCGCACTGACGGCGACCGCCACCGAGGCGACCGCCCGCGAGATCGTCGCGCGGCTCGATCTGGGCCAGGCGCGAAAGTTCGTGGCGAGCTTCGACCGGCCCAACATTCAGTACCGCATCGAACCGAAGAACCAGCCGGTGCAACAACTACTGCAGTTGATCCGCAGCGAGCACCCCGGCGATGCGGGCATTGTCTATTGCCTGTCGAGGGCATCTGTCGAGAAGACCGCGCTCGCGCTCGCCGAGCACGGCATCCCCGCTCTTCCGTATCACGCAGGCCTCGACGCGGCGACGCGGGCCAACCACCAGGCACGATTCTTGCGTGAAGAGGGCATCGTGATGGTGGCGACGATCGCGTTCGGCATGGGCATCGACAAGCCCGACGTGCGGTTCGTCGCCCACCTCGACCTGCCTAAGAGTGTCGAAGGCTATTACCAAGAGACGGGGCGTGCGGGGCGCGACGGGCTGCCGTCGACCGCGTGGCTCGCCTACGGCCTGCAAGACGTCGTGCAGTTGCGGCAGATCATCGAGAGGTCAGAGGGCGACCTCGCGCACAAACGGCGCATGAGCCAACTGCTCGACGCCATGCTGGCCCTGTGCGAGACGGTCGAGTGCCGACGCGTGCAACTGCTCGACTACTTCGGCCAAACCACCACAGCGTGCGGAAACTGCGACACGTGCCTCTCGCCGCCCGAAAGCATCGATGGCACCGTCGCGGCGCAGAAGCTGCTGTCGACGGTCGTGCGGCTCGACCGCGAGCGCAACCAGCGCTACGGCGCCGGTCAGCTCATCGACATTCTGCTGGGCAAGCGCACCCCGCGCATCGAGCAACTCGGGCACCACGAGCTGAGCACCTTCGGCATCGGCACCGAGTTCAGCGAGCAAGAGTGGCGCGGCGTGGTGCGGCAACTGCTCGCCCAAGGCCTGCTCGCGGTGCAGGGCGAATACGGCACGCTCGGCATCACCGAGGGCAGCGCCGCCGTGCTGCGGGGCGAACGACCGGTGCGCTTGCGCCGCGAGGCGCCGCGTGCGAGTCGGGGCTCGAAGCGCTCGGCGCCGAGCGACCTTCCGGTGCAGGCCGCGGGGCTGTTCGAGCGGTTGAGGGCGTGGCGAGCATCCACCGCAAAGGCGCTGTCTGCGCCCGCCTACATTGTGTTCGGTGACGCGACCCTGCGCGGCATCGCCCTTACTGAACCGGCCACGCTCGACGAGCTCGGGCAAGTGAGCGGGGTCGGCGCTGCGAAGCTTGAACGATTCGGCGAGGCGGTGCTCGCGATCGTGCGGGGTGATGAGCCGCCCGCGCTCGACATTCCCGCGGCGGAATAG
- a CDS encoding NYN domain-containing protein: MYVDGFNLYRQKLQHHPDAKWLDLVKLSELLLPTHDIVGVEYFTALLKPALGTDPQAPIRQQTYLRALTSLPTVRQHFGQFRHDTRRLPVIPIELDEAGAPRRVKVRKTEEKGSDVNLAARMVVDASRQRADVYVLVSNDSDFADMLRLLGDELNARFGLFSPVESPAARLLQQRPLFIKPIRRAVLLASQLPRAVVTPDGKTVHRPAEWR, from the coding sequence GTGTACGTCGATGGTTTCAACCTCTATCGACAGAAGCTGCAGCACCATCCCGACGCGAAGTGGCTTGACCTGGTCAAGCTCTCCGAGCTACTTCTGCCGACTCATGACATTGTGGGGGTCGAGTACTTCACGGCACTCCTCAAGCCCGCTCTGGGCACCGACCCGCAGGCGCCGATCCGGCAGCAGACGTATCTACGCGCACTCACCTCGCTTCCCACTGTGCGGCAGCACTTCGGTCAATTCCGTCACGACACCCGACGCCTTCCGGTGATACCAATCGAACTTGACGAGGCCGGAGCGCCACGACGGGTCAAGGTGCGCAAGACAGAAGAGAAGGGTTCTGACGTCAACCTCGCGGCACGCATGGTTGTCGACGCGAGTCGACAGCGAGCTGACGTCTATGTGCTTGTGTCGAATGACTCCGACTTCGCCGACATGCTGAGGCTTCTGGGTGATGAACTGAATGCTCGCTTCGGGCTTTTCTCACCGGTCGAGTCGCCGGCCGCACGGCTGCTTCAGCAGCGGCCGCTCTTCATCAAACCCATACGCAGAGCCGTGTTGCTCGCATCGCAGTTGCCGCGTGCAGTAGTCACGCCCGATGGCAAGACCGTCCACCGGCCCGCTGAATGGCGGTGA
- a CDS encoding SulP family inorganic anion transporter, whose translation MTDARRRLRVVGRGVRALLPSRADYSMLRRTWRADTLAGVTVGVVALPLALAFGVSSGVGAEAGLITAIVAGVVAAVFGGSNVQVSGPTGAMVVVLAPIVVQFGVEVVAVVSLMAGVFVIIGGALRLGRTVTYIPWPVIEGFTLGIAIIIAAQQIPAALGVAAQVDPHAVAAAVAALGQLQWPATAWAIGVTLLVVAIMVVLPRVHRLLPASLIAIVVATVLTHLLNAPVSIIGALPASLPAPGLPALGSIDPLVLIGPAAAVAALAAIESLLSARVAASLAPTGGVDADRELVGQGLASIASGLFGGMPATGAIARTAVNVRSGGRSRLSAIVHSLVLLLVVYAASGLVSGIPLAALAGVLIVTATRMVAPATVRAIVRSTRSDAAIFIITAIVTISFDLIVAVLIGIAAAALMALRDLARSSSVTREPLPGPAADGDERIALVRLDGALFFGAAERVLDEIAAIDEVSVVIIRLSQLRSLDATGARVIADIIDALERRGVTAIVKGVQPQHLGLIERVGVTHHLRHPRHLIASLDDAIEHARSHVARERL comes from the coding sequence ATGACGGATGCGCGCCGCCGCCTGCGCGTCGTCGGTCGAGGCGTGCGTGCCCTGCTGCCGAGTCGAGCCGACTACAGCATGCTGCGGCGAACCTGGCGCGCCGACACTCTGGCGGGGGTCACCGTCGGAGTCGTCGCACTGCCGCTTGCGCTCGCCTTCGGCGTCAGCTCAGGGGTGGGCGCAGAGGCGGGGCTCATCACCGCCATCGTCGCGGGCGTCGTCGCGGCCGTCTTCGGTGGGTCGAACGTGCAAGTCTCGGGGCCGACCGGCGCGATGGTGGTCGTGCTCGCACCGATCGTCGTGCAGTTCGGTGTCGAGGTCGTGGCCGTGGTGTCGCTCATGGCGGGTGTCTTCGTCATCATCGGCGGGGCGCTGAGGCTCGGCCGCACCGTCACCTACATTCCGTGGCCGGTGATCGAAGGGTTCACGCTCGGCATCGCGATCATCATCGCGGCGCAGCAGATTCCGGCGGCCCTCGGGGTGGCGGCACAGGTCGACCCGCACGCCGTGGCCGCAGCCGTCGCAGCGCTCGGTCAGCTGCAGTGGCCTGCGACCGCTTGGGCGATCGGTGTGACCCTGCTGGTCGTCGCGATCATGGTCGTGCTGCCCAGGGTGCACCGTCTGCTGCCCGCCTCACTCATCGCCATCGTCGTCGCCACGGTGCTCACGCACCTGCTCAACGCCCCCGTGTCGATCATCGGAGCCCTGCCGGCGAGCTTGCCCGCCCCCGGGCTTCCGGCACTCGGCAGCATCGACCCTCTCGTGCTCATCGGCCCGGCCGCCGCTGTTGCCGCGCTCGCCGCCATCGAGTCGCTGCTCTCGGCGCGCGTTGCTGCCTCGCTCGCACCGACTGGCGGCGTCGACGCCGACCGCGAACTCGTCGGGCAGGGCCTGGCCTCGATCGCTTCGGGCCTCTTCGGGGGCATGCCGGCCACGGGCGCCATCGCGCGCACGGCCGTCAACGTGCGCAGTGGGGGTCGGTCGCGGCTGTCGGCCATCGTGCACTCGCTTGTTCTGTTGCTCGTCGTGTATGCCGCGAGTGGGCTTGTCTCGGGCATCCCGCTCGCCGCTCTCGCTGGCGTGCTCATCGTGACCGCCACTCGCATGGTGGCCCCGGCGACGGTGCGCGCGATCGTGCGCTCGACGCGATCAGACGCCGCGATCTTCATCATCACCGCGATCGTGACGATTTCGTTCGACCTCATTGTCGCGGTGCTCATCGGCATCGCCGCAGCCGCCCTCATGGCCTTGCGCGATCTGGCACGCTCGAGCAGCGTCACGCGCGAGCCGCTGCCCGGCCCCGCAGCCGATGGCGACGAGCGCATCGCCCTCGTGCGGCTCGACGGCGCCCTCTTCTTCGGAGCGGCCGAGCGCGTGCTTGACGAGATCGCGGCCATCGACGAGGTCTCAGTCGTCATCATCAGGCTCTCGCAGTTGCGCTCACTCGACGCCACGGGCGCCCGCGTCATCGCCGACATCATCGACGCCCTCGAACGGCGAGGAGTCACCGCCATCGTCAAGGGCGTGCAGCCGCAGCACCTCGGCCTCATCGAGCGCGTCGGAGTCACTCACCATCTGCGGCACCCACGCCACCTCATCGCCTCCCTCGACGACGCGATCGAGCACGCGCGTTCACACGTTGCGCGCGAGCGGCTCTGA
- a CDS encoding metalloregulator ArsR/SmtB family transcription factor, translating into MSTSDGGAWRKSDPEPERQHRPLYQVKADFFKGLAHPLRIRVLELLSSADERTVADLLEQTGLEASHLSQHLAVLRRHRLVESERRGSLVYCRLAHREAAQLLVIARELLMRIADDEQSLRDAARAMPPVEVT; encoded by the coding sequence ATGTCGACAAGCGACGGCGGTGCCTGGCGCAAGAGCGACCCTGAGCCTGAGCGTCAGCATCGCCCGCTCTATCAAGTCAAGGCCGACTTCTTCAAGGGCCTCGCGCATCCGCTGCGTATTCGCGTGCTCGAACTATTGAGTTCTGCCGACGAGCGCACTGTGGCCGACCTGCTCGAGCAGACCGGCCTCGAAGCCTCGCACTTGTCGCAGCATCTCGCGGTGCTGCGACGCCATCGGCTCGTCGAGTCTGAGCGGCGCGGCAGCCTGGTCTATTGCCGTCTGGCGCATCGCGAGGCCGCCCAACTGCTGGTCATCGCGCGCGAACTGCTCATGCGCATCGCCGACGATGAGCAATCGCTGCGCGACGCGGCTCGGGCGATGCCGCCCGTCGAGGTGACGTGA
- the epsC gene encoding serine O-acetyltransferase EpsC, whose amino-acid sequence MGMREDIRNARLRDPAARSGLEVLLTSAGLHALWWHRIAHRLWRWRLRLLARMVSQGARWWTGIEIHPGATIGKRLFIDHGMGVVIGETAEIGDDVMLYHGVTLGGRTLQKVKRHPTVHDGVLIGAGATILGPVTIGARSQIGAMALVTKDVPPDSVATGVPATSRPLDRGAGTTGADGFLVDPAIHI is encoded by the coding sequence ATGGGCATGCGGGAGGACATCCGCAACGCCCGACTGCGCGACCCGGCCGCGCGCTCGGGCCTCGAAGTGCTGCTCACCTCGGCGGGCCTACACGCTCTCTGGTGGCACCGCATCGCGCACCGATTGTGGCGTTGGCGGCTGCGGTTGCTCGCGCGCATGGTGTCGCAGGGTGCCCGGTGGTGGACGGGCATTGAGATTCACCCCGGTGCGACCATCGGCAAGCGCCTCTTCATCGACCACGGCATGGGCGTGGTCATCGGCGAGACGGCCGAGATCGGCGACGACGTCATGCTCTACCACGGAGTCACGCTCGGCGGCCGCACCCTGCAGAAGGTCAAGCGGCACCCGACGGTGCACGACGGCGTGCTCATCGGTGCTGGGGCGACGATTCTCGGCCCGGTCACGATCGGTGCGCGTTCGCAGATTGGCGCGATGGCGCTGGTGACGAAGGATGTTCCCCCCGACTCGGTCGCCACCGGGGTTCCGGCGACCTCACGCCCGCTCGATCGCGGCGCGGGCACGACGGGTGCTGACGGCTTTCTCGTCGACCCCGCCATCCACATCTGA
- the cysK gene encoding cysteine synthase A: MARIYSDITEVFGNTPLVTLNRVTDGAAATVLAKLEFYNPSASVKDRLGVAIIDAAEKSGELKPGGTIVEATSGNTGIALAMIGAARGYKTVLTMPESMSTERKMLLAAYGAELILTPAGEGMKGAVAAAEKIVAERPGTILARQFENAANPEIHRRTTGPEVWNDTDGAVDIFVSGVGTGGTLTGTGQYLKQQKPELKVVAVEPEESPILNGGQPGPHKIAGIGANFVPGVLDRDIYDEVVDVNITQAISMARRLSAEEGILAGISSGATVHAAVELAKRPENAGKLIVVIVASYGERYLSSVLYDDLRA; this comes from the coding sequence ATGGCCCGCATCTATTCAGACATCACCGAGGTGTTCGGCAACACGCCGCTCGTCACCCTCAACCGAGTGACCGACGGTGCTGCGGCCACGGTGCTCGCCAAACTCGAGTTCTACAACCCCTCGGCGAGCGTCAAAGACCGACTCGGCGTCGCCATCATCGACGCCGCCGAGAAGAGCGGAGAGCTCAAGCCCGGCGGCACCATCGTCGAGGCGACGAGCGGCAACACCGGCATCGCGCTCGCCATGATCGGCGCTGCCCGCGGCTACAAGACCGTGCTCACCATGCCCGAGTCGATGAGCACCGAGCGCAAGATGCTGCTCGCGGCATACGGTGCAGAACTCATCCTCACTCCCGCCGGCGAGGGCATGAAGGGTGCGGTCGCCGCCGCCGAGAAGATCGTCGCCGAGCGACCCGGCACCATTCTCGCCCGCCAGTTCGAGAACGCCGCCAACCCCGAGATTCACCGCCGCACGACCGGCCCCGAAGTGTGGAACGACACCGACGGCGCCGTCGACATCTTCGTCTCGGGCGTGGGCACCGGCGGAACCCTCACCGGCACGGGTCAATACCTCAAGCAGCAGAAGCCCGAGCTGAAGGTCGTCGCCGTCGAGCCTGAAGAGAGCCCCATTCTCAACGGTGGCCAGCCCGGCCCCCACAAGATCGCCGGCATCGGCGCCAACTTCGTGCCCGGAGTGCTCGATCGCGACATCTACGACGAAGTGGTCGACGTCAACATCACGCAGGCCATCAGCATGGCCCGCCGCCTCTCAGCCGAAGAGGGCATTCTCGCCGGCATCTCGTCGGGGGCCACCGTGCACGCCGCTGTCGAGCTCGCGAAGCGACCCGAGAACGCCGGCAAACTCATCGTCGTCATCGTCGCGAGCTACGGCGAACGGTACCTCTCGAGCGTGCTCTACGACGACCTTCGCGCGTAG
- a CDS encoding EamA family transporter → MLTVVLGLAGALVYGAADFLGGLAARRISALRVTAIGALSGVVLLFIAAVVVGGRWSVEALFWGGLSGVTGAAAIALLYACLAIGPMSILSPLTAVTSAIVPLTWGLATGSQLGIIAYPAFALALVAVVLVGLVPDQRAVRPTMPGLLMATGSGILIGAFYILIDQTPDDSGLIPLVANRTVNASIMITLIIVLAVVAGRRHIRAQDAPLAVIAGTHAAPHALEQVEAPARLSLLRASAAALRGGWRGGLLLAIGCGVLDAIANIIVLAGLRLGDLTVVSVLTALYPAGTILLAAVVLRERIAPLQWVGLALALAASAMLAAA, encoded by the coding sequence ATGCTCACAGTGGTTCTCGGGCTTGCGGGTGCCCTGGTCTACGGCGCGGCCGACTTTCTCGGCGGCCTCGCCGCTCGGCGCATCAGCGCGCTGAGGGTTACGGCGATCGGCGCGCTGTCGGGGGTTGTGCTGCTCTTCATCGCAGCCGTCGTCGTCGGCGGGCGCTGGTCGGTCGAAGCGCTCTTCTGGGGCGGGCTCTCGGGCGTCACCGGCGCCGCCGCCATCGCCCTGCTCTATGCGTGTCTCGCGATCGGGCCGATGAGCATCTTGTCGCCCCTCACCGCGGTGACGTCGGCGATCGTTCCGCTCACGTGGGGGCTCGCCACGGGCTCACAGTTGGGCATCATCGCCTACCCGGCTTTCGCGCTCGCACTCGTCGCCGTCGTGCTGGTCGGACTCGTGCCCGATCAACGGGCAGTGCGCCCGACGATGCCGGGTCTGCTCATGGCGACCGGCTCGGGCATCTTGATCGGCGCTTTCTACATTCTGATCGACCAGACACCCGACGATTCGGGGCTCATCCCCCTCGTGGCCAACCGCACGGTCAACGCCTCCATCATGATCACGTTGATCATCGTGCTTGCGGTGGTGGCGGGGCGGCGTCACATTCGCGCCCAGGATGCTCCGCTCGCCGTCATCGCCGGCACCCACGCCGCGCCGCACGCGCTCGAGCAGGTCGAAGCTCCCGCTCGCCTCTCGCTGCTGCGGGCTAGTGCCGCTGCACTGCGGGGCGGATGGCGGGGCGGGCTGCTGCTCGCCATCGGGTGCGGAGTGCTCGACGCCATCGCCAACATCATCGTGCTCGCGGGTCTGCGGCTGGGCGACCTCACGGTCGTCTCGGTGCTCACGGCGCTCTACCCCGCCGGAACGATCTTGCTCGCCGCGGTCGTCTTGCGTGAACGCATCGCACCGCTGCAGTGGGTGGGGCTAGCGCTCGCCCTCGCCGCGAGCGCGATGCTCGCCGCAGCCTGA
- a CDS encoding DEAD/DEAH box helicase: MAQNNKGGAPRTPRTSQNSSARSASSGSSRGAATGSRSPKHRGYRPEDASTAPTKKARWSRDERVDRGHAPERSRPARDERAGRDERPARDERAGRPARDDRAGRPARDERSARGERPEHDDRTARTSRPSRDGRPARDGRPVRDSDGTARTGSGRAAHRPDWRPKKESSGRAERPARDSRPARDSRPARSVDRDSRPARSVDRDERPARAFDRDERPVRRESSFYPSRDAKAGKVDDVVLERLTANAVVAKDVEGITFRDLGLGDNISRTLEDLGAIAPFPIQAATIPDVLAGRDVLGRGRTGSGKTIAFGAPLVERLMENGGGKNRQMGRAPRALILAPTRELALQIDGTVQPIARSVGLFTTQIYGGVPQGRQVGALQRGVDIIIGTPGRIEDLIEQGRLNLSQVEVVVLDEADHMCELGFLEPVQRIIRRTKRDSQKLLFSATLDSGVASLVTEFLRNPSVYEVAGEDQKSSTIEHKVLLVEQRDKRAVIEQLSAGRGKTLVFARTRAFAEELADQLDDAGIPAVSLHGDLNQARRSRNLEKLTNGRVSVLVATDVAARGIHVDDISLVVQADAPDEYKTYLHRSGRTGRAGKIGTVVTLITRPRARRFAELLSRAEITAETYDVRPGDRLLDELAAL; encoded by the coding sequence ATGGCTCAGAACAACAAGGGCGGCGCTCCGCGCACGCCCCGCACCTCACAGAACTCGTCCGCACGCAGCGCCTCGAGTGGTTCGTCGCGCGGCGCAGCCACCGGCTCGCGCAGCCCGAAGCACCGCGGCTACCGCCCCGAAGACGCCTCGACGGCCCCCACGAAGAAGGCCCGTTGGAGCCGCGACGAGCGCGTCGACCGCGGCCACGCCCCGGAGCGCAGCCGCCCTGCTCGCGATGAGCGCGCCGGTCGCGATGAGCGCCCTGCTCGTGATGAGCGCGCTGGTCGCCCTGCTCGTGACGACCGCGCGGGTCGCCCTGCCCGTGATGAGCGGTCTGCCCGCGGTGAGCGTCCGGAGCACGACGACCGCACTGCCCGCACGAGTCGCCCCTCCCGAGACGGACGACCGGCTCGCGACGGCCGCCCGGTCCGCGACAGCGATGGAACGGCTCGCACCGGCTCAGGTCGCGCGGCCCACCGACCCGACTGGCGACCGAAGAAGGAGTCGTCAGGTCGTGCCGAGCGGCCCGCTCGCGACTCTCGACCCGCTCGCGACTCTCGCCCGGCCCGCAGCGTCGACCGCGACTCTCGCCCGGCCCGCAGCGTCGACCGCGACGAGCGCCCCGCTCGTGCGTTCGACCGTGACGAGCGCCCGGTGCGTCGCGAGTCGAGCTTCTACCCGAGCCGTGACGCGAAGGCCGGCAAGGTCGACGATGTGGTGCTCGAGCGCTTGACCGCCAATGCTGTCGTCGCGAAAGACGTCGAGGGCATCACGTTTCGTGATCTGGGTCTGGGCGACAACATCTCGCGCACGCTCGAAGACCTCGGGGCCATCGCGCCCTTCCCGATTCAGGCGGCGACGATTCCTGATGTGCTCGCGGGCAGAGACGTGCTCGGCCGGGGCCGCACCGGCTCGGGCAAGACCATCGCCTTCGGAGCCCCGCTCGTCGAGCGCCTCATGGAGAACGGCGGCGGCAAGAACCGTCAGATGGGTCGCGCCCCGCGCGCGCTCATCCTCGCACCGACCCGCGAGCTCGCGCTGCAGATCGACGGAACCGTGCAGCCGATCGCGCGCAGTGTCGGGCTGTTCACGACGCAGATCTACGGCGGCGTCCCCCAGGGCCGCCAGGTCGGCGCTCTGCAGCGCGGCGTCGACATCATCATCGGCACCCCCGGTCGCATCGAAGACCTCATCGAGCAGGGGCGCCTCAACCTCAGCCAGGTCGAGGTCGTCGTGCTCGATGAGGCCGACCACATGTGCGAACTGGGCTTTCTCGAGCCAGTGCAGCGCATCATCCGCCGCACGAAGCGCGACAGCCAGAAGCTGCTGTTCTCGGCGACGCTCGACTCGGGAGTCGCGTCGCTCGTCACCGAGTTCTTGCGCAACCCTTCGGTCTATGAGGTCGCCGGTGAAGACCAGAAGTCGTCGACGATCGAGCACAAGGTGCTGCTCGTCGAGCAGCGCGACAAGCGCGCCGTGATCGAGCAGCTCTCGGCCGGCAGGGGCAAGACGCTCGTGTTCGCTCGCACTCGGGCGTTCGCCGAAGAGTTGGCAGACCAGCTCGACGACGCGGGAATTCCGGCCGTCAGCCTGCACGGCGACCTCAACCAGGCTCGCCGCTCGCGCAACCTCGAGAAGCTCACGAACGGGCGCGTGTCGGTGCTGGTGGCGACGGATGTCGCGGCGCGAGGCATCCACGTCGACGACATCTCGCTCGTCGTGCAGGCCGACGCGCCCGATGAGTACAAGACCTATCTGCACCGCTCGGGTCGCACCGGCCGTGCCGGCAAGATCGGAACGGTCGTGACGCTCATCACCCGTCCGCGCGCGCGGCGCTTCGCCGAACTGCTCTCGCGTGCTGAGATCACCGCCGAGACCTACGACGTGCGGCCCGGAGACCGCCTGCTCGACGAGCTCGCGGCCCTATAG
- a CDS encoding GNAT family N-acetyltransferase, whose product MTTIAVEDPRQPEIASMLREGAEFALALYPPEGCFLLDLDELSAPGVSVFVARDDAGVALGMAALVDNTDSTGELKRMFVRDAARGHGVATLLLEALEAAARESSIHTLRLETGTLHVAAQALYAKHGFDGIAPFGPYVGSEYSVCMQKSLG is encoded by the coding sequence GTGACCACTATCGCCGTCGAAGACCCCCGTCAGCCCGAGATCGCGTCGATGCTGCGCGAGGGTGCCGAGTTCGCGCTCGCCCTGTACCCGCCCGAAGGGTGCTTTCTGCTCGACCTCGACGAGTTGAGTGCGCCCGGCGTCTCGGTGTTCGTCGCACGCGATGACGCCGGAGTCGCGCTCGGCATGGCCGCGCTGGTCGACAACACCGACTCGACCGGCGAGCTCAAGCGCATGTTCGTGCGAGATGCTGCGCGGGGGCATGGTGTGGCGACGCTGCTTCTGGAGGCTCTCGAGGCGGCCGCGCGCGAGTCGAGCATCCACACGCTGCGGCTCGAGACTGGCACGTTGCACGTGGCCGCGCAGGCGCTCTATGCCAAGCACGGGTTCGACGGCATCGCCCCGTTCGGGCCCTACGTGGGCAGCGAGTACAGCGTCTGCATGCAGAAGTCGCTCGGCTAG